Proteins from one Piscinibacter lacus genomic window:
- a CDS encoding TIGR03032 family protein has translation MNAADQSPAPTEPSPEAAPRLEIHGSRQWVSWQAEQGISLGFSTYQAGKFFLVGLKPDGDLAIFERTFARCMGLAQAGDSVYLTSKFQIWRLNNVLEPGQRTAAGHDKVYVPNVAWVTGDVDAHDLGLNAQGVPIFVNTLFSCLATVSESSSFVPVWKPRFITALQPEDRCHLNGLAMEGGQARYVTAVARTDVFEGWREHRRDGGVVIDVPSHEVVCGGLSMPHSPRLHRGELYVLNSGTGEFGRIDRQAGRFEPIAFCPGYARGLALWGDYALIGLSKPRENKTFSGLALDQVLADKQISARCGVVVVDLRSGAMVHALSIEGVVSELYDVCVLPGVQRPSAIGLVNDEIHRTLRVGEHGEL, from the coding sequence ATGAACGCTGCCGATCAGTCCCCCGCCCCGACCGAGCCGAGCCCCGAAGCTGCCCCGCGCCTGGAGATCCACGGCAGCCGCCAGTGGGTGTCCTGGCAGGCCGAGCAAGGCATCAGCCTGGGCTTCAGCACCTACCAGGCCGGCAAGTTCTTCCTGGTGGGCCTCAAGCCCGACGGCGACCTGGCCATCTTCGAGCGGACCTTTGCGCGCTGCATGGGCCTGGCCCAGGCGGGCGACAGCGTCTACCTGACCAGCAAGTTTCAGATCTGGCGGCTCAACAACGTGCTGGAGCCGGGGCAGCGCACGGCGGCCGGGCATGACAAGGTCTACGTGCCCAATGTGGCCTGGGTGACCGGCGACGTGGATGCGCATGACCTGGGCCTCAATGCCCAGGGCGTGCCGATCTTCGTCAACACCCTGTTCTCCTGCCTGGCGACGGTGAGCGAATCGAGCAGCTTCGTGCCGGTGTGGAAGCCGCGCTTCATCACCGCGCTGCAGCCCGAAGACCGCTGCCACCTCAACGGGCTGGCCATGGAGGGCGGACAGGCCCGCTACGTCACCGCGGTGGCGCGCACCGACGTCTTCGAAGGTTGGCGCGAGCACCGGCGCGATGGGGGTGTGGTGATTGACGTGCCCAGCCACGAGGTGGTTTGCGGCGGCTTGTCCATGCCGCACAGTCCGCGGCTGCACCGCGGCGAGTTGTATGTGCTCAATTCCGGCACGGGAGAGTTCGGCCGTATCGACCGGCAGGCGGGCCGATTCGAGCCGATCGCCTTCTGCCCGGGCTATGCCCGCGGCCTGGCGCTCTGGGGCGACTACGCCCTGATCGGCTTATCCAAGCCGCGCGAGAACAAGACTTTCTCCGGCCTGGCCCTCGACCAGGTCCTGGCCGACAAGCAGATATCGGCACGCTGCGGCGTGGTGGTGGTGGACTTGCGCAGCGGGGCCATGGTGCATGCCTTGAGCATCGAGGGCGTGGTGAGCGAGCTATACGACGTCTGCGTCCTGCCGGGGGTGCAGCGCCCCTCGGCCATCGGCCTGGTGAACGATGAAATCCATCGCACCTTGCGGGTGGGGGAGCATGGTGAGCTTTGA
- a CDS encoding IS481 family transposase: protein MLIRLHKNATTTPATRLAIQQAHGTEAELAQRFGLGKFTIRKWRKRTTVEDGSHTPHRLQTKLNAGQEEIVVYLRTHLRLSLDDLLAVVREFIEPSMSRSALDRLLRRRGVNRLPEPEVAKTQVKSFKAYEPGYVHMDVKYLPQMQDETERRDVFVAIDRATRWVFIAIKGRKTASAARSFLNALHKAAPFKIKTLLTDNGREFTDRAFGRREKDASGAHEFDGLCEALGIEHRLTRPKHPQTNGMVERFNGRLAQVLKSHRFNSAQDLETTLHRFVWLYNEHLPQRALDLNTPVQALKKWQSTHPDLFSKRVVNHPGPDKRMDPGRQASAHGALVSRRALAAYR, encoded by the coding sequence ATGCTGATCAGGTTGCACAAGAACGCCACCACCACGCCGGCCACGCGCCTGGCGATCCAGCAGGCCCATGGCACCGAGGCCGAGCTGGCGCAGCGCTTCGGCCTGGGCAAGTTCACCATCCGCAAGTGGCGCAAACGCACCACGGTCGAGGATGGGAGCCATACCCCGCACCGACTGCAGACCAAGCTGAACGCCGGCCAGGAAGAGATCGTCGTCTACCTGCGCACGCACCTGCGCCTGTCGCTGGACGATTTGCTTGCGGTGGTGCGCGAGTTCATCGAGCCGAGCATGAGCCGCTCGGCGCTGGACCGCCTGCTGCGTCGGCGCGGCGTGAACCGCCTGCCCGAGCCCGAGGTCGCCAAGACGCAGGTCAAGTCCTTCAAGGCCTACGAGCCAGGCTACGTTCACATGGACGTGAAGTACCTGCCGCAGATGCAGGACGAGACCGAGCGGCGCGATGTGTTCGTGGCCATCGACCGCGCCACGCGCTGGGTCTTCATCGCCATCAAAGGCAGGAAGACGGCGAGCGCGGCGCGTTCGTTCCTCAACGCGTTGCACAAGGCTGCGCCCTTCAAGATCAAGACGCTGCTGACCGACAACGGGCGGGAGTTCACTGACCGGGCCTTCGGTCGGCGCGAGAAGGACGCCAGCGGCGCGCACGAGTTTGATGGGCTGTGCGAGGCGCTGGGCATAGAGCATCGGCTGACGAGGCCGAAGCACCCGCAAACAAACGGGATGGTGGAACGCTTCAACGGGCGACTGGCCCAGGTGCTGAAGTCGCACCGCTTCAACAGCGCGCAGGACTTGGAGACAACACTGCATCGCTTCGTCTGGCTCTACAACGAGCACCTGCCGCAGCGCGCGCTGGACCTGAACACGCCCGTTCAGGCGCTGAAGAAGTGGCAGTCCACGCACCCGGATTTGTTCTCAAAAAGGGTGGTCAATCACCCGGGACCCGACAAGAGGATGGACCCGGGCCGTCAGGCCAGCGCCCACGGTGCTTTGGTGTCGCGTCGCGCCCTCGCTGCATATCGTTGA
- a CDS encoding TolC family outer membrane protein: protein MARQPSFPVCQRFGVLALALGLIVPAWGQAPEAGAIEASQPQRVDLLRSYQLALERDRLLKAARARAEATRELLPQAQAQQRPNVSAAYSRGENEQRTRVGAVELDQRYPSDSFSLTLSQPLYRSQIGAQIQQAEARVAAGEAQLAKDGQDMGTRVVTAYLEALLQRDRLLLIEAQSSSVQAQLKAAHLALQSGSGTRTDIDELQARLDVLAADAIQVAGAIEVSRQQLEILIGQAVEALETIGESSLAGVLDRFEPGELGPWLDRVLLAAPELKVLQGRLDAALAQVEIARGGHRPLVDLIARHSNSSSETVALVGSDIRQTYLGVQVQWPLYAGGRVDSEIRQALASLDEVRQTLAYARDDLALRLRREHQAVREGLARVPALEKALRSAEQVVVSNRKGVEAGTRTTLDVLNVEQQRYNTRLDLARTRYSLLAAWARLQGLAGNLDEQEVLRLNSVLGGSPAGSAPARAEVAPTEPTELAATEAPEAASTEPSVPSPVAPAKP, encoded by the coding sequence ATGGCCAGGCAGCCCTCGTTTCCCGTCTGCCAGCGCTTCGGCGTGCTGGCCCTGGCCCTCGGCCTCATCGTCCCGGCCTGGGGGCAGGCCCCCGAGGCTGGCGCAATCGAAGCCAGCCAACCCCAGCGCGTGGATTTGCTGCGCAGCTATCAACTGGCCCTTGAGCGGGACCGTCTGCTCAAGGCCGCCCGCGCCCGCGCCGAGGCCACCCGTGAACTGCTGCCTCAGGCCCAGGCCCAGCAGCGCCCCAACGTCTCGGCGGCCTACTCCCGCGGCGAGAACGAGCAGCGCACCCGCGTCGGCGCCGTCGAGCTTGACCAGCGCTACCCGTCCGATAGCTTCAGTCTTACCCTGTCCCAGCCCCTTTACCGCAGCCAGATCGGCGCCCAGATTCAGCAGGCCGAGGCCCGCGTGGCGGCGGGCGAGGCACAACTGGCGAAGGACGGCCAGGACATGGGCACCCGGGTGGTGACGGCCTACCTGGAAGCCCTGCTGCAACGTGATCGCCTGCTGCTCATCGAAGCCCAGTCCAGCAGCGTGCAGGCCCAGCTCAAGGCCGCCCACCTTGCCTTGCAGTCCGGCTCGGGCACGCGCACCGACATTGACGAGCTGCAAGCCAGGCTCGATGTGCTCGCGGCCGACGCCATCCAGGTTGCCGGGGCCATCGAGGTCAGCCGCCAGCAGTTGGAGATCTTAATCGGCCAGGCCGTGGAGGCGCTGGAGACCATCGGCGAGAGCTCGCTGGCCGGCGTGCTGGACCGCTTCGAACCCGGCGAGCTGGGCCCCTGGCTGGACCGTGTCCTCCTGGCAGCCCCCGAGCTGAAGGTGCTTCAAGGTCGTCTGGACGCCGCCCTGGCCCAGGTCGAGATTGCCCGCGGCGGTCACCGGCCCCTCGTGGATCTGATCGCCCGACACAGCAACTCCTCCAGCGAGACCGTTGCGCTCGTGGGCAGCGACATTCGCCAGACCTATCTCGGCGTGCAGGTGCAATGGCCCCTGTACGCTGGCGGTCGGGTGGACAGCGAAATCCGCCAGGCCCTGGCCAGCTTGGACGAGGTCCGCCAGACCCTGGCCTACGCCCGGGACGATCTGGCCTTGCGCCTCAGGCGCGAGCACCAAGCCGTTCGCGAGGGCCTGGCCCGCGTGCCCGCACTGGAAAAGGCCCTGCGCTCGGCCGAGCAAGTGGTGGTCTCCAACCGCAAGGGTGTCGAGGCGGGCACCCGCACCACCCTGGATGTGCTCAACGTCGAGCAACAGCGCTACAACACCCGTCTGGACTTGGCCCGCACACGCTACAGCCTGCTCGCCGCATGGGCCCGCTTGCAGGGCTTGGCCGGCAATCTGGACGAGCAGGAGGTGCTGCGCCTGAACTCCGTGCTGGGCGGCAGCCCGGCGGGGTCTGCGCCCGCAAGGGCCGAAGTCGCACCCACCGAGCCGACTGAGTTGGCGGCTACCGAAGCGCCCGAGGCTGCATCGACCGAACCGTCCGTACCGTCGCCGGTGGCGCCCGCTAAGCCCTGA
- a CDS encoding beta strand repeat-containing protein — SQTKTSGTLGGTLSLLSSNDSGTSGNAGSVSYTYRVANSATQFLAAGQTATETFTITANDGNGGTASQVVTVTVTGTNDRPTVTSFSNGAVTEDVASPNLSTTVSVNFSDIDTRDVLSYSQTKTSGSLGGTLTLLSSNDSGTTGTAGSVSYTYRVANSATQFLAAGQTATETFTITANDGNGGTASQVVTVTVTGSNDAPILSSNGGGATAMVSVAENTSTVTTVTATDVDAGDVLSFAISGGADAARFAIDAATGVLSFVNAPDFEQPLDVGTDNVYEVQVSVQDGRGGQDVQDLSVTVTDVGDTQPPEVDLSAIAAGVGGFVINGQAAFDVSGISVSAAGDVNGDGLADLIVGAYRSEPSAGTAAGRSYVVFGKNTGTEVNLSAVAEGTGGFVINGQAAYDGSGISVSAAGDVNGDGLADLVVGAPFSAHSAGYSAGRSYVVFGKSTGTEVNLSAVAGGTGGFVINGQAASDRSGISVSAAGDVNGDGLADLVVGANQSDPSAGYAAGRSYVVFGKSTGTEVNLSAVASGVGGFVINGQSAGDFSGTSVSAAGDVNGDGLADLIVGALLSDPSAGTNAGRSYVVFGKSTGTEVNLSAVAGGTGGFVINGQAARDYSGSSVSAAGDVNGDGLADLIVGAFRSDPSAGSNAGRSYVVFGKSTGTEVNLSAVAGGTGGFVINGEAAVDYSGRSVSAAGDVNGDGLADLIVGAPGSDRSAGSYAGRSYVVLGKSTGTEVNLSAVAGGVGGFVINGQAAFDRSGRSVSAAGDVNGDGLADLIVGAPDSDPSAGFEAGRSYVIFGSTTGAFEQTAFDQVGTAAAETLTGTGGEDNIAAGAGNDTLVGNGGADVLYGGAGNDVFQLNASNLAALSSGLSNGNLARVDGGSGIDTIQVVSGGVALNLATIANVGNNGGIGFGRIDSIERIDLTGSGNNSLSLQLRDVLDMAGHNSFNSGSGWSGLGAAVNRHQLVVEGDAGDAVNFDAGWTRSGTASLGGQNYVIVNHDSSAAQVLVRQGVGLNNVQAPRVDLSAIAAGVGGFVINGQSAADLSGGSVSAAGDVNGDGLADLIVGASNSDPSAGDRAGRSYVVFGKSTGTEVNLSSVAGGTGGFVINGQAEIDFSGISVSAAGDVNGDGLADLIVGAHFSSPSAGPFAGRSYVVFGKSTGTEVNLSAVATGVGGFVINGQAAGDFSGSSVSAAGDVNGDGLADLIVGASISDPSAGSYAGRSYVVFGKSTGTAVNLSAVAGSVGGFVINGQTTFESSGRSVSAAGDVNGDGLADLIVGATNGSDPSTGPAAGRSYVVFGKSTGTEVNLSAVAGGTGGFVINGQAASDRSGISVSAAGDVNGDGLADLIVGAYVSDPSAGTDAGRSYVVFGKSTGTAVNLSAVAMGVGGFVINGQAALDLSGSSVSAAGDVNGDGLADLIVGAFRSDPSAGTDAGRSYVVFGKSTGTEVNLSAVAGGTGGFVINGQAARDYSGSVSAAGDVNGDGLADLIVGATGSDPSAGPDAGRSYVIFGSTSGAFIQTAFDQVGTAAAETLTGTAAEDNIAAGAGNDTLVGNGGSDVLYGGAGNDVFQLNASNLAALSTGLSNGNLARVDGGSGIDTIQVVGGGVALNLASIANVGNDGGIGLGRIDSIERIDLTGSGNNSLSLQLRDVLDMAGHNSFNSGTGWTGLGAAVNRHQLVVEGNAGDAVNFDAGWTRSGTASLGGQNYVIVNHNTSAAQVLVRQGVGLNNVALPPAAPLDLSAIAAGVGGFVINGQAAGDYSGRSVSAAGDVNGDGLADLIVGALGSDPSAGSSAGRSYVVFGKSTGTGVNLSAVAGGTGGFVINGQAAYDLSGRSVSAAGDVNGDGLADLIVGADLSDPSAVLNAGRSYVVFGKSTGTAVNLSAVAAGVGGFVINGQAAGDYSGRSVSAAGDVNGDGLADLIVGADRSDPIAGSSAGRSYVVFGKSTGTEVNLSAVAIGVGGFVINGQAALDYSGRSVSAAGDVNGDGLADLIVGADRSDPIAGSGAGRSYVVFGKSTGTAVNLSAVAGGTGGFVINGQAALDYSGRSASAAGDVNGDGLADLIVGAILSDPSAGSSAGRSYVVFGQSTGTAVNLSAVAGGMGGFVINGQAAGDQSGISVSAAGDVNGDGLADLIVGANSSDPSAGSSAGRSYVVFGKSTGTGVNLSAVAAGTGGFVINGQAAGDQSGISVSAAGDVNGDGLADLIVGADRSDPSAGTDAGRSYVIFGSTTGAFAQTAFDQVGTAAAETLTGTAAEDNIAAGAGNDTLIGNGGADVLYGGAGNDVFQLNASNLAALSSGLTNGNLARVDGGSGIDTIQVVGGGIAFNLASIANVGNNGGIGFGRIDSIERIDLTGNGNNSLSLQLRDVLDMAGHNSFNSGTGWTGLGAAVNRHQLVVDGNAGDALRLGSGWNTSSTASLGGQTYAIWNHASSAAQVLVATGVAVTSGVAELGAF; from the coding sequence CAGCCAGACCAAGACCAGCGGCACCCTGGGCGGCACGCTCAGCCTGCTCAGCAGCAACGACAGCGGCACCAGCGGCAATGCCGGCTCGGTGAGTTACACCTACCGCGTGGCCAACAGCGCCACACAGTTCTTGGCTGCGGGCCAGACGGCCACCGAAACCTTCACCATCACGGCCAATGACGGCAACGGCGGCACCGCAAGCCAGGTGGTGACCGTGACCGTGACGGGCACGAACGATCGCCCCACCGTCACCAGTTTCAGCAACGGTGCGGTGACCGAAGACGTCGCTTCGCCGAATCTGAGCACCACCGTCTCGGTGAACTTCAGCGACATCGACACCCGCGATGTCCTGAGCTACAGCCAGACCAAGACCAGCGGCTCCCTGGGCGGCACGCTCACCCTGCTCAGCAGCAACGACAGCGGCACCACCGGCACTGCCGGCTCGGTGAGCTACACCTACCGCGTGGCCAACAGCGCCACGCAGTTCTTGGCCGCGGGCCAGACGGCCACCGAAACCTTCACCATCACGGCCAATGACGGCAACGGCGGCACCGCAAGCCAGGTGGTGACCGTGACCGTGACGGGCAGCAACGACGCTCCCATCCTCAGCTCCAACGGAGGCGGCGCCACTGCCATGGTCTCCGTGGCGGAGAACACCTCGACCGTCACCACCGTCACGGCCACCGATGTGGACGCGGGCGATGTGCTGAGCTTTGCCATCAGCGGGGGGGCCGATGCCGCGCGCTTCGCGATCGATGCCGCCACCGGGGTGCTCAGCTTCGTCAACGCGCCGGACTTCGAGCAACCGCTGGATGTTGGCACGGACAACGTTTACGAGGTTCAGGTCAGCGTCCAGGATGGTCGGGGCGGTCAGGATGTGCAGGACCTGAGCGTGACGGTGACGGATGTCGGCGACACCCAGCCGCCGGAGGTGGACCTCTCGGCCATCGCAGCGGGCGTGGGCGGCTTCGTGATCAACGGACAGGCGGCGTTTGACGTCAGCGGCATCAGCGTGAGTGCCGCAGGCGATGTGAACGGCGACGGCCTGGCGGACCTGATCGTGGGGGCCTACCGCAGCGAACCCAGCGCCGGGACCGCTGCCGGCCGCAGCTACGTCGTCTTCGGCAAGAACACGGGTACGGAGGTGAACCTCAGCGCGGTGGCGGAGGGCACGGGCGGCTTCGTGATCAACGGGCAAGCGGCGTATGACGGCAGCGGTATCAGCGTGAGCGCCGCAGGAGACGTGAACGGCGACGGCCTGGCCGACCTGGTCGTGGGGGCCCCCTTCAGCGCCCACAGCGCCGGCTATTCTGCCGGCCGCAGCTACGTCGTCTTCGGCAAGAGCACGGGCACGGAGGTGAACCTCAGCGCGGTGGCGGGGGGCACGGGCGGCTTCGTGATCAACGGGCAGGCGGCGAGTGACCGCAGCGGCATCAGCGTGAGCGCCGCGGGCGATGTGAATGGCGACGGCCTGGCCGACCTGGTCGTGGGGGCCAACCAAAGCGACCCCAGCGCCGGCTACGCTGCCGGCCGCAGCTACGTCGTCTTCGGCAAGAGCACGGGCACGGAGGTGAACCTCTCCGCGGTGGCGAGTGGTGTGGGCGGCTTCGTGATCAACGGGCAGTCTGCGGGTGACTTCAGCGGCACCAGCGTGAGTGCCGCGGGCGATGTGAACGGCGACGGCCTGGCCGATTTGATCGTGGGAGCCTTGCTCAGCGACCCCAGCGCCGGCACCAATGCCGGCCGCAGCTACGTCGTCTTCGGCAAGAGCACGGGCACGGAGGTGAACCTCAGCGCGGTGGCGGGGGGCACGGGCGGCTTTGTGATCAACGGGCAGGCGGCGCGTGACTACAGCGGCTCCAGCGTGAGCGCTGCGGGGGATGTGAACGGCGACGGTCTGGCCGACCTGATCGTGGGGGCCTTCCGCAGTGACCCCAGCGCCGGCTCCAATGCCGGCCGCAGCTATGTCGTCTTCGGCAAGAGCACGGGCACGGAGGTGAACCTCAGCGCGGTGGCCGGCGGCACGGGCGGCTTCGTGATTAATGGGGAAGCAGCAGTTGATTACAGCGGCCGCAGCGTGAGCGCCGCAGGCGATGTGAACGGCGACGGCCTGGCCGACCTGATCGTAGGGGCCCCCGGAAGCGACCGAAGCGCCGGCTCCTATGCCGGCCGCAGCTACGTCGTCTTGGGCAAGAGCACGGGCACGGAGGTGAACCTCAGCGCGGTGGCGGGGGGGGTGGGCGGCTTCGTGATCAACGGGCAGGCGGCGTTTGACCGCAGCGGCCGCAGCGTGAGCGCCGCTGGTGATGTGAACGGCGACGGCCTGGCCGATTTGATCGTGGGGGCGCCCGACAGCGACCCCAGCGCCGGCTTCGAAGCCGGCCGCAGCTACGTCATCTTCGGCAGCACCACGGGCGCCTTCGAGCAGACCGCCTTCGACCAAGTGGGCACCGCCGCAGCCGAGACGCTGACCGGCACGGGGGGCGAGGACAACATCGCCGCCGGGGCCGGCAACGACACCCTGGTTGGCAACGGCGGGGCCGACGTGCTTTACGGCGGGGCCGGGAACGATGTGTTCCAGCTCAATGCCAGCAACCTCGCAGCGCTGAGCAGTGGCCTCAGCAACGGCAACCTGGCCCGGGTGGATGGTGGCAGCGGCATCGACACCATCCAAGTGGTGAGCGGTGGGGTTGCCCTCAACCTGGCCACCATCGCCAACGTCGGCAACAACGGCGGCATCGGCTTCGGCCGCATCGACAGCATCGAGCGCATCGACCTGACGGGCAGCGGCAACAACAGCCTGAGCCTGCAACTGCGCGATGTGCTGGACATGGCCGGGCACAACAGCTTCAACAGCGGCAGCGGTTGGAGCGGGCTGGGGGCCGCGGTGAACCGCCATCAACTGGTGGTGGAGGGCGATGCAGGCGATGCTGTCAACTTCGACGCCGGCTGGACCCGCTCGGGCACGGCTAGCCTGGGGGGCCAGAACTATGTGATCGTGAACCACGACAGCAGCGCGGCGCAGGTGCTGGTGCGTCAGGGCGTGGGCCTGAACAATGTGCAAGCGCCCCGGGTGGACCTCTCGGCCATCGCAGCGGGCGTGGGCGGCTTCGTGATCAACGGGCAGTCGGCGGCTGACCTCAGCGGAGGCAGCGTGAGCGCTGCGGGCGATGTGAACGGCGACGGTCTGGCCGACCTGATCGTGGGAGCTTCCAACAGCGACCCCAGCGCCGGCGACAGAGCCGGCCGTAGCTATGTCGTTTTTGGGAAGAGCACGGGCACGGAAGTAAACCTGTCCTCAGTCGCAGGGGGCACGGGCGGCTTCGTGATCAACGGGCAGGCGGAGATTGACTTCAGCGGCATCAGCGTCAGCGCCGCAGGTGATGTGAACGGCGACGGCCTGGCCGATCTGATCGTGGGGGCCCACTTCAGCTCCCCCAGCGCCGGCCCCTTTGCCGGCCGCAGCTACGTCGTCTTCGGCAAGAGCACGGGCACCGAGGTGAACCTCAGCGCAGTGGCGACGGGCGTGGGCGGCTTCGTGATCAACGGGCAGGCGGCGGGTGACTTCAGCGGCAGCAGCGTGAGCGCTGCGGGCGATGTGAACGGCGACGGTCTGGCCGACCTGATCGTGGGGGCTTCCATCAGCGACCCCAGCGCCGGCTCCTATGCCGGCCGCAGCTATGTCGTCTTCGGCAAGAGCACGGGCACGGCAGTGAATCTCAGCGCGGTTGCGGGGAGCGTGGGGGGCTTCGTGATCAACGGTCAAACCACTTTCGAGTCTAGCGGCCGCAGCGTTAGCGCCGCAGGCGATGTGAACGGCGACGGCCTGGCCGACCTGATCGTGGGGGCCACCAACGGCAGCGACCCCAGCACCGGCCCCGCTGCCGGCCGCAGCTACGTCGTCTTCGGCAAGAGCACGGGCACGGAGGTGAACCTCAGCGCGGTGGCGGGGGGCACGGGCGGCTTCGTGATCAACGGGCAGGCAGCGAGTGATCGCAGCGGTATCAGCGTCAGCGCCGCAGGCGATGTGAACGGCGACGGCCTGGCCGACCTGATCGTGGGGGCCTACGTTAGCGACCCCAGCGCCGGCACCGATGCTGGCCGCAGCTACGTCGTCTTCGGCAAGAGCACGGGCACGGCGGTGAACCTCAGCGCGGTGGCGATGGGAGTGGGCGGCTTCGTGATCAACGGGCAGGCGGCGCTTGACCTCAGCGGCAGCAGCGTGAGCGCCGCAGGCGATGTGAACGGCGACGGCTTGGCCGACCTGATCGTGGGGGCCTTCCGCAGTGACCCCAGCGCCGGCACCGATGCCGGCCGCAGCTACGTCGTTTTCGGCAAGAGCACGGGCACAGAGGTGAACCTCAGCGCGGTAGCCGGGGGCACGGGCGGCTTTGTGATCAACGGGCAGGCGGCGCGTGACTACAGCGGTAGTGTCAGCGCCGCAGGCGATGTGAACGGCGACGGCCTGGCCGATTTGATCGTGGGGGCAACCGGCAGCGACCCCAGCGCCGGCCCCGATGCCGGCCGCAGCTACGTCATCTTCGGCAGCACCAGCGGCGCCTTTATCCAGACCGCCTTCGACCAAGTGGGCACCGCCGCTGCCGAGACGCTGACCGGCACGGCGGCTGAGGACAACATCGCCGCCGGGGCTGGCAACGACACCCTGGTTGGCAATGGTGGATCGGACGTGCTCTACGGCGGGGCCGGCAACGATGTGTTCCAGCTCAATGCCAGCAACCTTGCTGCGCTGAGCACCGGCCTCAGCAACGGCAACCTGGCCCGGGTGGATGGTGGCAGCGGCATCGACACCATCCAAGTGGTGGGCGGTGGGGTTGCCCTCAACCTGGCCAGCATCGCCAACGTCGGCAACGACGGCGGCATCGGCTTGGGCCGCATCGACAGCATCGAGCGCATCGACCTGACGGGCAGCGGCAACAACAGCCTGAGCCTGCAACTGCGCGATGTGCTGGACATGGCCGGGCACAACAGCTTCAACAGCGGCACGGGCTGGACTGGGCTGGGGGCCGCGGTGAACCGCCATCAACTGGTGGTGGAGGGCAACGCAGGCGATGCCGTCAACTTCGACGCCGGCTGGACCCGCTCGGGCACGGCCAGCCTGGGGGGCCAGAACTATGTGATCGTGAACCACAACACCAGCGCGGCGCAGGTGCTGGTGAGGCAGGGGGTGGGCCTGAACAATGTGGCGCTGCCGCCAGCGGCCCCTCTGGACCTTTCGGCCATCGCAGCGGGCGTGGGCGGCTTTGTGATCAACGGGCAAGCGGCGGGTGACTACAGCGGCCGCAGCGTGAGCGCCGCAGGCGATGTGAACGGCGATGGCCTGGCCGACCTGATCGTGGGGGCCCTCGGCAGCGACCCCAGCGCCGGCTCCTCTGCCGGCCGCAGCTACGTCGTCTTCGGCAAGAGCACGGGCACGGGGGTGAACCTCAGCGCGGTGGCGGGCGGCACGGGCGGCTTCGTGATCAACGGGCAGGCGGCGTATGACCTCAGCGGCCGCAGCGTGAGCGCCGCAGGCGATGTGAACGGCGATGGCCTGGCCGACCTGATCGTGGGGGCCGACCTCAGCGACCCCAGCGCCGTCTTAAATGCCGGCCGCAGCTACGTCGTCTTCGGCAAGAGCACGGGCACGGCGGTGAACCTCAGCGCGGTGGCAGCCGGTGTGGGCGGCTTCGTGATCAATGGGCAGGCGGCGGGTGACTACAGCGGCCGCAGCGTGAGCGCCGCAGGCGATGTGAACGGCGACGGCCTGGCGGACCTGATCGTGGGGGCTGACCGCAGCGACCCCATTGCCGGCTCCTCTGCCGGCCGCAGCTACGTCGTCTTTGGCAAGAGCACGGGCACCGAGGTGAACCTCAGCGCGGTGGCGATAGGGGTGGGCGGCTTTGTGATCAATGGGCAGGCGGCGCTTGACTACAGCGGCCGCAGCGTGAGCGCCGCGGGCGATGTGAACGGCGACGGCCTGGCGGACCTGATCGTGGGGGCTGACCGCAGCGACCCCATTGCCGGCTCTGGTGCCGGCCGCAGCTACGTCGTCTTCGGCAAGAGCACAGGCACGGCGGTGAACCTCAGCGCGGTGGCAGGCGGCACGGGCGGCTTCGTGATCAACGGGCAGGCGGCGCTTGACTACAGCGGCCGCAGCGCGAGCGCCGCGGGCGATGTGAACGGCGATGGCCTGGCCGACCTGATCGTGGGGGCCATCCTCAGCGACCCCAGCGCCGGCTCCTCTGCCGGCCGCAGCTATGTCGTCTTCGGCCAGAGCACGGGCACGGCGGTGAACCTCAGCGCGGTGGCGGGGGGTATGGGCGGCTTCGTGATCAATGGGCAGGCGGCGGGTGACCAAAGCGGCATCAGCGTGAGCGCCGCAGGCGATGTGAACGGCGACGGCCTGGCCGACCTGATCGTGGGGGCCAACAGCAGCGACCCCAGCGCCGGCTCCTCTGCTGGCCGCAGCTACGTCGTCTTCGGCAAGAGCACGGGCACGGGGGTGAATCTCTCCGCAGTGGCCGCCGGCACTGGCGGCTTCGTGATCAACGGGCAGGCGGCGGGTGACCAAAGCGGCATCAGCGTGAGCGCCGCAGGCGATGTGAACGGCGACGGCCTGGCCGACCTGATCGTGGGGGCTGACCGCAGCGACCCCAGCGCCGGCACCGATGCCGGCCGCAGCTACGTCATCTTCGGCAGCACCACCGGCGCCTTCGCCCAGACCGCCTTCGACCAAGTGGGCACCGCCGCAGCCGAGACGCTGACCGGCACGGCGGCTGAGGACAACATCGCCGCCGGGGCTGGCAACGACACCCTCATTGGCAACGGCGGGGCCGACGTGCTTTACGGCGGCGCCGGCAACGATGTGTTCCAGCTCAATGCCAGCAACCTTGCTGCGCTGAGCAGTGGCCTCACCAACGGCAACCTGGCCCGGGTGGATGGCGGCAGCGGCATCGACACCATCCAAGTGGTGGGCGGCGGCATTGCCTTCAACCTGGCCAGCATCGCCAACGTCGGCAACAACGGCGGCATCGGCTTCGGCCGCATCGACAGCATCGAGCGCATCGACTTGACGGGCAACGGCAACAACAGCCTGAGCCTGCAACTGCGCGATGTGCTGGACATGGCCGGGCACAACAGCTTCAACAGCGGCACGGGCTGGACTGGGCTGGGGGCCGCGGTGAACCGCCATCAACTGGTGGTGGACGGCAACGCCGGCGATGCCCTGCGCCTGGGCAGCGGCTGGAACACCAGCAGCACGGCCAGCCTCGGCGGCCAGACCTATGCCATCTGGAACCATGCCAGCAGCGCTGCGCAGGTGTTGGTGGCCACCGGGGTGGCGGTGACGTCAGGTGTGGCAGAGCTGGGAGCGTTCTGA